The following proteins come from a genomic window of Verrucomicrobiota bacterium JB022:
- a CDS encoding insulinase family protein, giving the protein MSSLGRLGAVFLAASPLLAAPQSPYASDAADWPQEASDLQPAADVVYGQLDNGLRYAIVPHQEPPGRLSLRLLVESGSLMETDAQQGIAHFLEHMAFNGSKNIEPGKLVEIFQRLGMSFGADTNAHTTFDETVYKFELPDLKEQTLDTAMLALRDYADGLLLLQEEVDRERGVILSEMRDRDNADYRASIDGFRWTLPYSLIPNRMPIGQTQELKAMMAEDFRDYYDSWYTLDRMAVVAVGDADPEQIKASIEQHFASMEPLEETLPDPALGGILSRGEAFSVYSDPELTATEVSIATSRYPMYDRDSKEARFYQLAIDAANLMLDRRLEELAKQEGAPFTSAHSYGYTMLNFVEFAGIYARTSPEQWEQALPLIEQELRRSLEHGFTQSELEVFLANQQNMLETAVAQAPSRQSRSLADEFVALLSKGKVYLDAEQQLELFEEYRAHLTPEVVLDAWRAAWSTDDRMVRLESQARDADAALKLRRGYEASRKTEVEPYEDRELGEFAYAEWGEPAKVVSREPVEGLENTLRVEFDNHVVLYLKKTAFEQNNVRVAATLGSGMLTLQPDQRGLAMFTEATFISGGLEAHSADDLNRLLAGHNVGASFSVGEDAFTLAGVTTMDDLDLQLDLMVAYLTHPGYREEAARRFRQTLPQIYQSILHTADGVAADKVAAYLSGDDFRFGFAPMETVASRQLDEVKAWLTPALQKSKLELAVVGDIDEQAVIDAVAATFGALPDRETKLPDYPKSRKLEQPTPPDAKTFTFGSELPKARVIVAWPTVDMDDIFLVRRLSMLADIFDDRMRLKIREAIGQAYSPYAYNLSSQVYEGYGYLRAVVDCDPEHAEEIAGLLVEIGDNLSHEGFDEDEFQRLLLPRIKALEQQQRNNPYWLGRVLLGADSHPEQLEWSRSLFIDYPKMTAAEVLPLAEQYLQPDRALRIIIQPVPLEGDAPTE; this is encoded by the coding sequence GTGTCTTCTCTTGGCCGCCTCGGGGCCGTGTTTTTGGCCGCCTCCCCGCTGCTGGCGGCTCCTCAGTCTCCCTACGCCTCCGATGCGGCCGACTGGCCGCAGGAAGCGAGCGACCTGCAACCGGCGGCCGACGTCGTCTATGGCCAGCTCGACAACGGGCTGCGCTACGCGATCGTGCCGCACCAGGAGCCCCCGGGTCGCCTGAGCCTGCGCTTGCTGGTGGAGTCGGGCAGCCTGATGGAGACCGACGCGCAGCAGGGCATTGCCCACTTTCTGGAGCACATGGCCTTCAACGGCTCCAAAAACATCGAGCCGGGCAAGCTGGTCGAGATTTTCCAGCGCCTGGGCATGAGCTTCGGCGCCGATACCAACGCCCACACCACTTTCGACGAGACGGTCTACAAGTTTGAGCTGCCCGACTTGAAAGAGCAGACCCTCGACACCGCCATGCTCGCCTTGCGCGACTACGCCGACGGCCTCCTGCTGCTGCAGGAAGAGGTGGACCGCGAGCGCGGCGTCATCCTCAGCGAGATGCGCGACCGCGACAACGCCGACTACCGTGCGTCGATCGACGGCTTCCGTTGGACGCTCCCGTATTCGCTGATCCCCAACCGCATGCCCATCGGCCAGACGCAGGAGCTGAAGGCGATGATGGCGGAAGATTTTCGCGATTATTACGACTCCTGGTATACGCTCGACCGCATGGCCGTGGTCGCAGTGGGCGATGCCGACCCGGAGCAGATCAAGGCGTCCATCGAGCAGCACTTTGCTTCCATGGAGCCGCTGGAAGAGACGCTGCCCGACCCGGCGCTCGGCGGCATTCTGAGCCGAGGCGAGGCCTTCAGCGTCTACAGCGATCCGGAGTTGACCGCGACCGAGGTCTCCATCGCCACCTCGCGCTACCCGATGTATGACCGCGACAGCAAGGAGGCCCGCTTTTACCAGTTGGCCATCGACGCCGCCAACCTGATGCTCGACCGCCGCCTCGAAGAGCTGGCCAAGCAGGAAGGCGCCCCCTTTACCTCCGCCCACAGCTACGGCTACACCATGCTCAACTTCGTCGAGTTTGCCGGCATCTACGCCCGCACCTCGCCTGAGCAGTGGGAGCAGGCCCTGCCGCTGATCGAGCAGGAGCTGCGGCGTTCGCTGGAGCACGGCTTTACCCAGTCCGAGCTCGAAGTCTTTCTCGCCAATCAGCAAAACATGCTGGAGACGGCGGTTGCGCAGGCCCCTTCCCGCCAATCTCGCTCCTTGGCCGACGAATTCGTTGCGCTGCTGAGCAAGGGCAAGGTGTATCTCGACGCCGAGCAGCAGTTGGAGCTTTTTGAAGAATACCGCGCGCATCTGACCCCCGAGGTGGTGCTCGATGCCTGGCGCGCCGCCTGGTCGACCGACGACCGCATGGTGCGGCTCGAAAGCCAGGCGCGCGATGCCGATGCAGCCCTCAAGCTGCGCCGTGGCTATGAGGCCAGCCGAAAGACGGAGGTGGAACCCTACGAAGACCGCGAGTTGGGCGAGTTTGCCTACGCCGAGTGGGGAGAGCCGGCCAAGGTAGTGAGCCGCGAGCCGGTGGAAGGCCTCGAAAACACGCTGCGCGTCGAGTTCGACAACCACGTGGTGCTCTACCTCAAGAAGACTGCCTTCGAGCAAAACAATGTGCGCGTGGCCGCTACGCTGGGCAGTGGCATGCTGACCCTCCAGCCGGATCAGCGCGGCCTGGCCATGTTTACGGAGGCGACCTTTATTTCCGGCGGCCTGGAGGCCCACAGCGCGGACGACCTCAACCGCCTCTTGGCCGGCCACAACGTGGGTGCCAGCTTCTCGGTGGGTGAGGACGCCTTTACGCTGGCTGGCGTTACCACGATGGACGACCTCGACCTGCAGCTCGACTTGATGGTGGCCTACCTCACGCACCCCGGCTATCGCGAAGAGGCCGCCCGCCGCTTCCGCCAGACGCTGCCGCAGATCTATCAGTCGATCCTGCACACCGCCGACGGTGTCGCGGCCGACAAGGTGGCCGCCTACCTGAGCGGGGACGATTTTCGGTTCGGCTTTGCGCCCATGGAAACCGTCGCGAGCCGTCAACTGGACGAGGTCAAGGCCTGGCTGACGCCTGCCTTGCAAAAGAGCAAGCTGGAGCTGGCCGTCGTCGGCGACATCGACGAGCAGGCCGTGATCGACGCCGTGGCCGCCACCTTCGGTGCCTTGCCCGACCGCGAGACGAAGCTGCCGGACTACCCGAAGTCACGCAAGCTCGAGCAGCCGACGCCGCCCGATGCGAAGACCTTCACCTTTGGCAGCGAGTTGCCCAAGGCACGCGTCATCGTGGCGTGGCCCACCGTCGATATGGACGACATCTTCCTCGTCCGTCGTCTCAGTATGCTGGCCGACATCTTCGACGACCGCATGCGCCTGAAGATCCGCGAAGCCATCGGCCAGGCCTACAGCCCCTACGCCTACAATCTGTCGAGTCAGGTCTACGAAGGTTATGGCTACCTGCGGGCGGTCGTGGATTGCGACCCCGAGCACGCCGAGGAAATCGCGGGCCTGCTGGTCGAGATCGGCGACAACCTCTCGCATGAGGGCTTTGACGAAGACGAGTTCCAACGCCTCCTGCTGCCGCGCATCAAGGCGCTGGAGCAGCAACAGCGTAACAACCCCTACTGGCTGGGTCGCGTGCTGCTGGGCGCCGATTCGCACCCCGAACAGCTCGAATGGTCGCGCTCGCTTTTCATCGACTACCCGAAGATGACGGCAGCCGAAGTCCTCCCGCTGGCCGAGCAATACCTCCAGCCCGACCGCGCCCTCCGCATCATCATCCAGCCCGTGCCCCTCGAAGGCGACGCACCAACGGAGTAG
- a CDS encoding RluA family pseudouridine synthase: protein MPDDRHVFKRAEPIRLDALVREWLQGSWNQTRAAISTGKIWLDGQPETDIARMVIEGQLEYRPNTPRADRTAVLTDADVLAFTSDYVVVRKPEGLMTVPYENERDTLESRVRRWVEKKRQQQGRPYLGWVHRLDKETSGLCVFATSIRGKQVLQQQFQSHAAQRVYHAIVEGRALSGTIETDLVADRGDGKRSSVNKVFPHRRKNPGPTQHAITHVQATVFGQRLCQVVCHLETGRTHQIRIHLSETGTRIVGDPVYGETALPREIVPPRMFLHAVELSFTDPATGQKVTFEDPVPQVFRDFWAKVEG, encoded by the coding sequence ATGCCGGACGACCGCCACGTCTTCAAGCGGGCGGAACCGATCCGCCTCGATGCCCTGGTTCGTGAATGGCTGCAAGGCAGCTGGAACCAGACGCGCGCCGCCATCTCCACCGGCAAGATCTGGCTCGACGGCCAGCCAGAGACCGACATCGCCCGCATGGTGATCGAGGGCCAGCTGGAATACCGCCCCAACACACCCCGCGCCGACCGCACCGCCGTGCTGACGGATGCCGACGTGCTCGCTTTTACCTCCGATTACGTGGTGGTGCGCAAGCCTGAGGGCCTGATGACGGTGCCCTACGAGAACGAACGCGACACGCTGGAATCGCGCGTGCGTCGCTGGGTCGAGAAGAAGCGCCAGCAACAAGGCCGCCCCTATCTCGGCTGGGTCCACCGGCTCGACAAGGAGACGAGCGGCCTCTGCGTCTTCGCCACCTCCATCCGTGGCAAGCAGGTGCTGCAGCAACAGTTCCAGAGCCACGCCGCCCAGCGCGTCTACCACGCCATCGTCGAAGGCCGTGCGCTCAGCGGCACGATCGAGACCGACCTCGTGGCCGACCGGGGCGACGGCAAGCGCTCCAGCGTCAACAAAGTCTTCCCCCACCGCCGCAAGAACCCGGGGCCCACGCAGCACGCCATCACCCACGTGCAGGCCACCGTCTTCGGCCAGCGCCTCTGCCAGGTCGTCTGCCACCTCGAAACGGGCCGCACCCACCAGATCCGCATCCACCTTTCCGAGACCGGCACCCGCATTGTCGGCGACCCCGTCTATGGCGAGACGGCCCTGCCCCGCGAGATCGTGCCGCCCCGCATGTTCCTCCACGCGGTAGAGCTTAGCTTCACCGACCCGGCTACCGGCCAAAAAGTCACCTTCGAAGACCCTGTGCCGCAAGTCTTCCGCGACTTCTGGGCGAAGGTGGAGGGGTAA
- a CDS encoding bifunctional nuclease family protein, translated as MNKDVVRVSIKGVMPTSNGCAIFLGPEEKTFIIYVDTMIGRAISDIVNQVSRERPMTHDLMANILVGLGVELTRVVINDVVERTFYARMILKMDNELGSKIVEIDARPSDAIALALHENKPILAARRVVDSEEDMTELLERILKEQE; from the coding sequence ATGAACAAGGATGTGGTCCGTGTCTCGATCAAGGGGGTTATGCCCACCTCCAATGGCTGTGCCATTTTTCTGGGGCCGGAGGAGAAGACGTTTATCATCTACGTCGATACCATGATCGGGCGCGCCATCTCCGACATCGTCAACCAGGTCTCGCGCGAGCGGCCGATGACGCACGACCTGATGGCCAACATCCTCGTCGGCCTCGGTGTGGAGCTGACCCGCGTGGTGATCAACGACGTGGTGGAACGCACCTTTTACGCCCGCATGATCCTGAAGATGGACAACGAGCTGGGCTCCAAGATCGTGGAGATCGACGCGCGCCCGAGCGACGCCATCGCACTAGCCCTGCACGAGAACAAACCGATCCTGGCCGCCCGCCGCGTCGTCGACTCCGAGGAAGACATGACGGAGCTGCTGGAGCGCATCCTGAAAGAGCAGGAGTAG
- a CDS encoding Fur family transcriptional regulator has translation MAQPADHNPTDMDAARETFREFLGRKGLRVTNQRMAIFEAAYRNPQHFTAEELLDQARAIDRSVSRATVYRTLPILTESNLVREIDVGKDYKFYLASQGKQVERAQVVDLENDKIYEIDAPFLEWYARSIAEKVGLEAVSSRLQVQARPIRPNPAPKE, from the coding sequence ATGGCCCAACCCGCAGACCACAACCCGACCGACATGGACGCCGCGCGCGAGACCTTTCGCGAGTTTCTCGGGCGCAAAGGCTTGCGGGTCACCAACCAGCGCATGGCGATCTTCGAAGCCGCCTACCGCAACCCTCAGCACTTTACCGCCGAGGAACTGCTGGACCAGGCCCGCGCCATCGACCGCTCGGTCTCCCGCGCCACCGTCTACCGCACGCTGCCCATCCTGACGGAGAGCAACCTCGTGCGCGAAATCGACGTGGGCAAAGACTACAAGTTTTACCTCGCCAGCCAAGGCAAGCAGGTGGAGCGCGCCCAGGTCGTCGACCTCGAGAACGACAAGATTTACGAGATCGACGCGCCCTTCCTCGAATGGTACGCGCGCTCGATCGCCGAAAAGGTCGGCCTCGAAGCCGTCTCTTCCCGCCTGCAGGTGCAGGCCCGCCCGATCCGCCCCAACCCGGCCCCCAAGGAGTAA
- a CDS encoding 3-oxoacyl-ACP reductase family protein, translating into MSQTTATTSASHAPLAGKIALVTGGSRGLGAAIVRRLAADGAHVAFTYVSSADKANALAEQVQTLGVRALAIQADSARPEAVENAIHQAAKELGGLDILVNNAGVAAGGPIDQTSLEDFDRQFAVNVRGVFVAIKTAAGYLKEGGRIINIGSVLGDSTPLPGLSVYSATKSAVAGLTRGAARDLGPRGITVNNIQPGPIDTDMNPADGPGADAQRALLSIKRHGKAEEIAAAVSYLASPGAAFTTGISLNVDGGFNG; encoded by the coding sequence ATGAGCCAAACCACTGCCACCACCTCCGCTTCCCACGCGCCGCTCGCCGGCAAGATCGCCCTCGTCACGGGCGGTTCTCGCGGTCTCGGCGCAGCCATCGTCCGCCGCCTCGCCGCCGACGGCGCGCACGTCGCCTTTACCTACGTCAGCTCGGCCGACAAGGCCAACGCACTGGCCGAGCAGGTCCAGACCCTCGGCGTCCGCGCCCTCGCGATCCAGGCGGATTCCGCCCGCCCGGAGGCCGTCGAAAACGCCATCCATCAGGCCGCCAAGGAGCTGGGCGGGCTCGACATCCTCGTCAACAACGCCGGCGTCGCCGCTGGTGGGCCTATCGACCAGACCTCGCTCGAAGACTTCGACCGCCAGTTTGCGGTGAACGTGCGCGGGGTCTTCGTCGCGATCAAGACGGCAGCCGGCTACCTCAAGGAAGGCGGTCGCATCATCAACATCGGCAGCGTCTTGGGCGACAGCACACCCCTGCCCGGCCTGTCGGTCTACTCTGCGACCAAATCTGCCGTCGCTGGCCTGACCCGTGGGGCTGCCCGCGACCTCGGCCCGCGCGGCATCACCGTCAACAACATCCAGCCCGGCCCGATCGACACCGACATGAACCCGGCCGACGGTCCCGGAGCCGACGCTCAGCGTGCGCTGCTTTCGATCAAGCGCCACGGCAAGGCGGAGGAAATCGCCGCCGCCGTCTCCTACCTCGCCAGCCCGGGCGCAGCCTTCACTACCGGCATTTCGTTGAACGTCGACGGCGGCTTCAACGGCTAA
- a CDS encoding tRNA-dihydrouridine synthase family protein codes for MPKPLPDPIVPGQPWTALAPMQDVTDLPFMQVIGHYGPPDYFFTEYFRVHETSRLDKHILESITEQTTGRPVFAQLIGHDLVHLRRTIEELLKHPIAGIDLNMGCPAPKVYRKNVGGGLLRNPDDIAEIFAVMRDASPGLFTVKTRIGFEDTRHLDRVLELVNENRVDLLSLHGRTVKELYRSEVHYDWIRYARERVDCPMFANGNVQSATHCEEVLRETRCEGAMIGRGAIRNPWIFRQIREHFAGQPIFEPRLGDVRDYIERLWIATTKPDVPDRNRLNKMKKLLNFVGTGVDPDGAFLKEMRRAREVDDFFAICDAHLAGERAQEPFASEPYAGVVARPNCEVPIDTDDGCRL; via the coding sequence GTGCCGAAACCGCTTCCAGACCCGATTGTGCCCGGCCAGCCATGGACCGCCCTGGCGCCGATGCAAGATGTGACCGACCTGCCCTTTATGCAGGTAATCGGCCACTATGGCCCGCCCGACTACTTCTTTACCGAGTATTTCCGCGTGCACGAAACGTCGCGGCTGGACAAGCACATCCTGGAGTCGATCACCGAACAGACGACGGGGCGACCGGTTTTCGCGCAGTTGATCGGGCACGACCTGGTGCACCTGCGCCGCACGATCGAGGAGCTGCTGAAGCACCCCATCGCGGGCATCGACCTCAACATGGGCTGCCCGGCCCCCAAGGTCTACCGCAAGAACGTGGGCGGCGGCCTGTTGCGCAACCCCGACGACATCGCGGAGATCTTTGCGGTGATGCGCGACGCCTCGCCCGGCCTCTTCACGGTCAAGACGCGCATCGGCTTTGAAGATACCCGCCACCTCGACCGCGTACTGGAGCTGGTCAACGAAAACCGCGTCGACCTGCTGAGCCTGCACGGGCGCACGGTCAAGGAGCTCTATCGCAGCGAGGTGCACTACGACTGGATCCGCTACGCCCGCGAGCGCGTCGACTGCCCGATGTTTGCCAACGGCAACGTGCAATCGGCCACGCACTGCGAGGAGGTACTGCGCGAGACGCGTTGCGAAGGCGCGATGATCGGCCGCGGCGCGATCCGCAACCCCTGGATTTTCCGGCAGATCCGCGAGCATTTTGCCGGGCAGCCGATTTTTGAGCCCCGGCTGGGCGACGTGCGCGACTACATCGAGCGGCTTTGGATCGCCACAACCAAGCCGGACGTGCCCGACCGCAACCGCCTGAACAAGATGAAGAAGCTGCTCAACTTCGTCGGCACGGGAGTGGACCCCGACGGCGCGTTCCTCAAGGAGATGCGGCGTGCGCGGGAGGTAGACGACTTTTTCGCGATCTGCGACGCCCACCTGGCGGGCGAGCGGGCGCAGGAGCCATTTGCGAGCGAGCCTTACGCGGGCGTTGTCGCGCGGCCCAACTGCGAAGTGCCGATCGACACCGATGACGGCTGCCGCTTGTAA